AAAACACATTTAAAATTATATTTTATTTGGGGAGAATTGATTATTTTTCTCTTTTTATTTTTTTCTATTTTTTATATTTATATTTTTTATAATATTAATAATAATACTAATGATAATATTAATACTATCATTAAAACGATTGATAACATTAATAATGCTAATAATGTTAATACTATCTCTAATATTATTAATACTATTAATACTACTAATATTATTTAATAATACTATTTAATAATACTGATATTATTAATAATACTAATAATTTTGCAATTCTGATAATACTAAAATTTTGATAGTTTTGTAATTAGATTTTTATAATACTTTGAACATAGTAAAAATATTAGATAAAGTTAATATTTTATATCTATTATAAATGTTATATTTATTATGAATTTTTATATTGTTATATTATTATAATTTATATTATTATAATTTAAAATAGTAATATTTAAAATAGTATTTAAAATAGTATTATTTAAGATATTAATATTTAAAATATCAAATTTAAAATATTAAACTTAAAATATTAAACTTAAAATTTTATATTTATAATATTAATTTTAGTATATAAGTTTATATTATTATTAAGTTTAGTATATAATTCTATATTATTATTAAGTTTATAATATAAGTTTAGAATATTAAATTTAGAATATTAATGGTATATTAATTAATTGATTATATATAATAATAGTTTATTGTTATTACATCCAATTCTTAGCTAAAATATTATATAGGTGAATTTAATGAAGGTAATAGTTGCAGATTCAATAAATCAAAAAGGTATTGATAATTTAAAAGAAGTAGCGGAAGTTGTGGTTGACACTGATATAACTCCAGAGGAATTGCTTAGTACTATATCTGAATATGAAGCAATAATTGTAAGAAGTAGAACTAAAGTAACTCGTGAAGTAATTGAAAAAGCAGACAAGCTTAAAATAATAGCTAGAGCTGGTGTAGGTGTAGATAATGTGGATATAGAAGCAGCTACTGAAAAAGGAATAATGGTAGTAAATGCACCAGAATCAACTTCAATTACTGTTGCTGAGCATACTATGGGTATGATGCTTACAGCTGCAAGAAAAATAGCTATTGCTGATAAATCTGTTAAGGAAGATAAATGGGAAAAAAGCAGATTTATGGGTGTTGAGCTAAGAAATAAAACTCTTGGTGTTGTAGGAATGGGAAGAATTGGTTCTCAAGTTGTAAATCGATGTAAAGCTTTTGAAATGGATGTAATTGTATATGACCCATATTTACCTAAAGAAGTAGCTAAACAGATGGGTATTGATCTTGCTGATCTTGAAACAGTATTAAAAGTTTCAGATTTTATAACCATTCATGTTCCATTAACTCCTGAAACAAAACACTTAATATCTAAAAAAGAATTAGAAATAATGAAAGATGATGCATTTGTTGTCAATTGTGCAAGAGGAGGTATTATTGATGAAGATGCATTGTATGATGCTTTAAGTAATGATAAGATTGGTGGTGCTGCTCTTGATGTTTATGAAGAAGAACCTCCAAAAGGAAGTAAACTTTTAAGTTTAGACAATCTTGTAGCTACTCCTCATATTGCTGCTTCAACTAAGGAAGCTCAAAGAGATGCAGCTATTATAGTGGCTAATGAAGTGATTGAAGTTTTAAAAGGTGGAACTCCAAAGAATGTTTTAAATATGCCTGTAGTTGATTCAAAGACTTATGAAGAGATAAAACCTTATGTTAATTTATGTAAAAAATTAGGTAGTTTTGCTTCTCAATCTATTAATGGTCAGATAAAGGAAATCGAAGTTGTTTATTGTGGAGAACTTAGTGAAACTCCTCATCAGGATATATTAACTAGAACTGTTCTTCAGGGTGTTCTAAATCATGTTTTAATCGACCCAGTTAATATGATCAATGCTCCAACAATTGCACAAGAAAGAGGAATAAGTATAACTGAAGGAAAAACTTGTGATTCTAAAGGATATGATTCATCAGTTAGAGTTAAGGCAATTACTGATGATGATGAATTTTCAGTAGAAGGAACTGATTTATATGATCCAGCAATTATAAAAATTAATGATTATTGGGTTGATGTAAAACCAGAAGGACACATGTTTATATCTAAATATAATGATATTCCTGGAGCTATTGGTACTATTGGAACAAAATTAGGTGAAAGAAATATAAATATTGGTACTATGCAGGTTGGTAGGGATATAGCTGGTGGAAATGCTATAATGATTTTGACAGTTGATCAAAAAATCCCTGATGATGTTATGGAAGAAGTAAGAAATCTTGAAAATGTTTTTGATGCTGTTGGATTAGAGCTTTAATTAAGAATATTTTTATATTCTTATTTTTATTTTATTTTAATTATTTTTATTTCATTTTTAGATAGCTATTTCTTATTTATTATTATTTTGTTTCAACTATTTTTTATTATTTTTATTTCATTTTTAGATAGCTATTTCTTATTTATTTTTATTTTATTTCAACTATTTTTTATTATTTTTATTTTCATCTTTAGATAGCTATTTTTTATTATTTTTATTCTATTTTTCTAAATATTAGAAAAAATTATTCATATTTTAATCATTATTTTTAAATCTTTTTTTATTATTTATATTTGAAATATTTCATTATTTTTAATAGATTTCCTTGTTATTACCAAAACTATTTATATTATCAAAAATAAGATAATATATATTCTTAATTATATTTTATTAGTAAATAAATGACGATAAAATAAAACGATAAACAAACTATAAAATTGTTTATAATTCTTCAATAAAAAATAAAAATAATTTAATAAAAAAATAATTTGATAAAAATTATATATTTTTATAATATAATTATTTTTGATATATACTATTACAAATAACATTTAATAATAATTATAATTTGAATTAATAGGGGTATGGTGAAAAAATGGTAGAAGTTTCAAATCTTTATGATTTAGATATATATACTATTACAGGTCAGTATGTTGGGCGTGTTGTAGATGTAGTTCTCAATATTAGGATGGGAACAATTTCTAAACTTCAAGTAAAGGCTTTAGAGCCTGAAAACAAAAATGTTGGAATTAGAGATATTTTTAGAAATGGATTACAATTTGTTCCAGAAGAAAATGAGATGAGGGCTTTTCAAGAAGGAGTTCTTAACGTAGACTTTGATAAAGTCAGAGCTATTGGAGATATTATGTTAATAGATCCTCAAGATATTCAAAGACAATCTCAAACAGCTCAAACTCAACCACAGGGTCAAGTTCCAGATAAGGAGCCTCAAAACCAAATGCAATAAAAATTTTAACAGTTAATTTCTTAAATTATTATTTGAATTGTTGATTTCATTAGCCTTGTTAGAATGTATTATCTATTAATTTAATAATCATTTTATATTTATTTAATAAGGTTATTTAATATAATAATCATAATTTTATTATTTTTTCATTATTTCCATATTTAAACAACAAATATTAAACACATTTTTATTACTATAACTTTTCTATTAATATAATAATTTCTTTATATTAATGCATGATTTTTTAATAAATATCATGTTTAATATAAAATTATTTTTAATAAGATTGATTTTAATAGAGTTATAAATAATTCTTAGTATAAAATTATAAATATTTCTTAATATAAAATTACAATATGTTAATAGATATTTTTATTAAGTTTTAAAATTTAATGTTTTAAAATTTTAATTAAGTCTTTTAAGTTTTAATCAATCTTTTTAAGTTTAATTAAGTTTTTTAGATTTTATTTAACTTATTTATATTATAATATCTTATTTTATATTATAGTATTCTATTTAATTTATAATTTAACTTATTAAATTGTTTAATTTATTAATTCTTATTTAATTATTATTTAATTATTATTTAATTCTTCGTTTAAATGGGTTTTATGTGTTAGATAGTGTTTAAATAAGTTTATTAAATACTTTTAGTTCTAATAAAGTGGTCTTATGATAGTTGGAATATTAGGTTGTGGGGCAATAGCTAGCATCATTTTAAATAATTTTTTATCTAAAGATAGTGGAATTGATATTAAATATTTTTATGATCATGATATGGAAAAGGCTGAAAATTTAGCTACTATATCTGATGGAATAGCTGTTTTAGATATTGATGATATGATTGATAATGTTGATTTAGTTTTAGAAGCTGCTTCTCCTATTTCTGTTGAAAAATTCGGCCTTAAAGTTTTAAAAAAAGGTAAAAATATTATTATTATGAGTATCGGTGCTCTCATGGATAATAAATTCAGAGATCGCATGATTGAAGCTGCTACTAATAATGATGCTAAAATATTTGCTCCATCAGGAGCTATCGTTGGATTGGATGGTATTAAAGCTGCTTCAATTGGAAAAATCAATAGGGCTACTTTAACTACAAGAAAACCACCTAGATCTCTTGGAAAACTTGTTGATGAAGAAGAAATTCTCTATGAAGGAAAAGCATCAGAAGCTGTTAAAATGTTTCCTGTAAATATTAATGTAGCAGCTGCTCTTAGTATTGCTTGTAATTTAGATGTTGATGTTAAAATTATTGTTGATCCTAAAGTCGATAAAAATGTCCATGAAGTGATTGTTGAAGGAGATTTTGGTCAATTTAAAACTAGAACTGAGAATTTACCTTGTGAAGTTAATCCTAAAACCAGTATGTTAGCTGCTTACTCAGCAATTAAACTATTAAAAAGTTTAAATGAGAATTTTATAATGGGGACATAAGTCTAGGTAACATAAGTATAAATTTTACTACATAAAATAAATATTACTAAAACTAAATACTAATAAAATAAATAATATTAAATTAAATATTAGTAAAATGGATATTAATAAGCTAAATAATAGTTAAATAAATAATATTAAACTAAATATTAGTAAAATTAATATTAATAAGCTAAATACTAAATAAATTACACTTTATTTAAGTTATGAAAGAATTTGTGAATTATATGAAAGAATATGAAATTTATAATAATTTAAAAGTTCCTAAAGGATTCAAATTAATTTTAAGGTTAGATGGAAGAAATTTTCATAGTTTATCTAAGAATTTAGGTTTTAAAAAACCATACGATGAAAATTTCATTAAATCGATGATTAATACATCTCAAGATATTTTTAAAGAGTTTTCTCCATTATTCATATACACTTTTTCTGATGAAATAAATATATTACTATCTGAAATACCTTTTTCTGGAAGAATTGAAAAATTAAACTCTGTTTTTCCCAGTTTGGCTTCTAGTTCTTTGGCACTTAACTTAAATAAATATTTTAAACCAACTCATTCTATTATAATTTCGTTTGATTCAAGGATTATTCCAATAGCTAATAAAGATGATATCGTTAAATACTTTAAATGGAGGCAGGATGAATCTTGGAGAAATTGTATAAATAGTTATGGTTATTGGGTATTAAGAAAAAATTATTCACCTAAAGTAGCTACTCAAAAATTGAAAAATCTTAAATCTTCTGATATTCATCAGCTATTGTTTGAAAAAGGAATCAATTTAAATAATGTCCCTATTCATCAAAAAAGAGGAATAGCTATTTATAAACAAAAAGAAAAGATTTTTGGATTAAATCCAATAAAAAATAGAGAAGAACCATCTTATAGAAATAATTTAATTATAGATAAAAATATTACTATTTTTAATAAAGAATTCTTTAAAAATATTGATATTATATAAGATACAAATAATATATAAAAATTCAATCGGTGCAAATATGGGATTAGGAAACTTGTTTTCAAAGATTTTTGGGAATAATAAATATAAATTCAGTGAGGTTCACATAGATAGTGAAGTAATAGACTCTATAATATGGTATGCAAGGAGTTCTGATCCTGATGAATTTATGGCTATTTTTGATGGTGAGGTTAAAAATGAGATTCTTCACATTACTGGGTTAGTATTTTTACCAACACAAACATCTGGTGAAGGAGCTATTGTAAATACTGGAATGCTTCCAGTTATGACAACTCAGTGGGGTTCAGTTCACAGTCACCCAGGACCTAGTGCATTACCATCAGATACAGATTTATTTACCTTTGCTAAAACAGGATTGTTTCATATGATAATCTGTCAACCATACAATGTTGATGATATTTTAGCTTATAATAGATATGGTGAGTTTACTGATTATAAAATAATATAAAAAATAAAATAAGATAAATAACAAGATAAATAACAAGATAAATAATAAGATAAATAATAAGATAAAATAAATAATAAGATAAAAGAATAAGATAATAAAAAATAACAACAAAAAATATCAATTAAAAAAAGAAAAATAAGATAAAAAATAAAAAACAAGAATTCTAAGTTTTTTTATCATCAAAAATCTTTTTCTGCATTACTAAACCAATAATTCCTGCTATAATTAGTCCTAATATGAATCTAATCATGCCTACTGGTAGGAAGAAATACAGAATTAATATTGCAATTAAAAGTACTATACTAAGTCCAACTAGTTGGATTATCTTTTCTTTTTCCATTTATTAACCTCTAAATTAATTAAAATATTTATAATTCTATTATATTAAGCTTTACTAAATATTTTTATTCAAATAATAATAGCTATTTAAGTAATAATGGTTATTTGAATAACGCCTATTTAATTAATAGCAGCTATTCAAATAATAATATTAATAGTAATATTGATAATAATGTTAATAGTAATATTAATGATATTTATTCAAGTAAGAATAACTATTTAACAATAATAAATATTTGTAAAGAGAATATTACTTAGAAATAAGGGATTATCTATTCTTCTTTTTCAAAAAATATTCTATATGGTTCTGGTAGTATTTTTGGGCGTTCATCTGATAAGTTATGTGCATAAGCTAATACTTTGATTATATACTTCACATATCCTTGAACAAATTTACTTAGATATTTGTTTCTAAATCCAAATATTAATACTATGAACCATTGTATTAAGTGGCATATTCCTGCTAAGATAGTATATACATGTATTATTAATAATATGGGTATTAAATATATTATCCTTATGAAAAGTTCTATCCTGCTTGCTTTTCTTTGATATTTTAAGTATTCTTTCAATATTCTCACCCTTTAAATTATTTATATATTATTATATTTGAAGGGCTTATTTAATATCTTCTAAAAAATATAATCTTCTTAGGGTGCTAGATTTTTAGGTTTCTGAGAGCTTTTGCATGCTCTCTGATTCGTTGTATCCTTGTTTTATGATGAGTCCTGTTAAAAGTACAAGCAGATAACTTGTTTTTGCTATGGATTCTTTTGTATATTTGTGGAATTTGTTATTTTTCAGTCCTTTTTTGGTTAATTTGAAGAAATCTTCGATTTTTCCTCTTATTTTTTTAAATTTCTTCCATTTGGTGATTAGTTTTTTGAATTTAGAAACTAATTCTTTGTAAATGTCTTCTTTTTTGTTTTTAACTTTGAAATATTCTAAAGGATAATTGAATTGGCTTAAAATTTTGTTTATTTTCATGTTTTCTTTTGGAAATATTAATGGAACTATTTTATACTTTAAAATTCCCTCACGATA
This window of the Methanobrevibacter arboriphilus JCM 13429 = DSM 1125 genome carries:
- a CDS encoding tRNA(His) guanylyltransferase Thg1 family protein; protein product: MKEYEIYNNLKVPKGFKLILRLDGRNFHSLSKNLGFKKPYDENFIKSMINTSQDIFKEFSPLFIYTFSDEINILLSEIPFSGRIEKLNSVFPSLASSSLALNLNKYFKPTHSIIISFDSRIIPIANKDDIVKYFKWRQDESWRNCINSYGYWVLRKNYSPKVATQKLKNLKSSDIHQLLFEKGINLNNVPIHQKRGIAIYKQKEKIFGLNPIKNREEPSYRNNLIIDKNITIFNKEFFKNIDII
- a CDS encoding DUF4389 domain-containing protein, encoding MKEYLKYQRKASRIELFIRIIYLIPILLIIHVYTILAGICHLIQWFIVLIFGFRNKYLSKFVQGYVKYIIKVLAYAHNLSDERPKILPEPYRIFFEKEE
- a CDS encoding aspartate dehydrogenase; this encodes MIVGILGCGAIASIILNNFLSKDSGIDIKYFYDHDMEKAENLATISDGIAVLDIDDMIDNVDLVLEAASPISVEKFGLKVLKKGKNIIIMSIGALMDNKFRDRMIEAATNNDAKIFAPSGAIVGLDGIKAASIGKINRATLTTRKPPRSLGKLVDEEEILYEGKASEAVKMFPVNINVAAALSIACNLDVDVKIIVDPKVDKNVHEVIVEGDFGQFKTRTENLPCEVNPKTSMLAAYSAIKLLKSLNENFIMGT
- the serA gene encoding phosphoglycerate dehydrogenase — protein: MKVIVADSINQKGIDNLKEVAEVVVDTDITPEELLSTISEYEAIIVRSRTKVTREVIEKADKLKIIARAGVGVDNVDIEAATEKGIMVVNAPESTSITVAEHTMGMMLTAARKIAIADKSVKEDKWEKSRFMGVELRNKTLGVVGMGRIGSQVVNRCKAFEMDVIVYDPYLPKEVAKQMGIDLADLETVLKVSDFITIHVPLTPETKHLISKKELEIMKDDAFVVNCARGGIIDEDALYDALSNDKIGGAALDVYEEEPPKGSKLLSLDNLVATPHIAASTKEAQRDAAIIVANEVIEVLKGGTPKNVLNMPVVDSKTYEEIKPYVNLCKKLGSFASQSINGQIKEIEVVYCGELSETPHQDILTRTVLQGVLNHVLIDPVNMINAPTIAQERGISITEGKTCDSKGYDSSVRVKAITDDDEFSVEGTDLYDPAIIKINDYWVDVKPEGHMFISKYNDIPGAIGTIGTKLGERNINIGTMQVGRDIAGGNAIMILTVDQKIPDDVMEEVRNLENVFDAVGLEL
- a CDS encoding PRC-barrel domain-containing protein, with the protein product MVEVSNLYDLDIYTITGQYVGRVVDVVLNIRMGTISKLQVKALEPENKNVGIRDIFRNGLQFVPEENEMRAFQEGVLNVDFDKVRAIGDIMLIDPQDIQRQSQTAQTQPQGQVPDKEPQNQMQ
- a CDS encoding Mov34/MPN/PAD-1 family protein; translated protein: MGLGNLFSKIFGNNKYKFSEVHIDSEVIDSIIWYARSSDPDEFMAIFDGEVKNEILHITGLVFLPTQTSGEGAIVNTGMLPVMTTQWGSVHSHPGPSALPSDTDLFTFAKTGLFHMIICQPYNVDDILAYNRYGEFTDYKII